One Synechococcus sp. PROS-9-1 DNA window includes the following coding sequences:
- a CDS encoding polysialyltransferase family glycosyltransferase has protein sequence MYVRLIWIAPDIASLRYNNASDILRQAFSALRKENYNVKMTIYVYTLDNFSPIDSAYDDISVEYIPSAATIFSRNSREDFKFIFFDGYRLPDKLSLLCVNIRKPQNVRTFYIQHGRYTKLSRKVINMHILKKSIFYSIFLLRTLFHLPLSTLNLLFFRSPVVADFAFIYCPLQYWIRFHSMHRLLFKSPFLIQDRDMKRFSLKSRIFYSIKKPFLYIAQTLVEDGRCSKDQFFDFWRSLVAFSLRYGLSIDIRLHPRSSNKLWQEIQSNTQDVEFNLIASTEFPRYDFVITHNSAMSVFFLNNSIPVYFFSLSSEPLPLGLGNHPLSRSFEFSNNASDGLFSCHSHPSEFSNPYDLALEDNLSLSDDAVREVDLEAEIEYLTLTTLKSCSF, from the coding sequence ATGTATGTTCGTTTAATATGGATTGCTCCTGATATTGCAAGTTTGCGTTATAATAACGCTTCTGATATTTTGCGTCAGGCATTCTCTGCTCTGCGCAAGGAAAATTATAATGTAAAAATGACTATATATGTCTATACATTGGATAATTTTAGCCCAATTGACTCTGCTTATGACGATATTTCTGTCGAGTATATTCCTTCAGCGGCGACTATTTTTAGCCGAAATTCTCGCGAAGATTTTAAATTTATTTTTTTTGATGGTTATCGTCTGCCAGATAAGCTTTCTCTGCTTTGTGTCAATATTCGTAAGCCCCAGAACGTGAGAACGTTTTACATACAACATGGTAGGTATACTAAGTTGAGCCGAAAAGTCATAAATATGCATATTTTAAAAAAATCTATTTTTTATTCAATTTTTCTACTTAGAACTCTTTTTCATTTACCATTATCTACCCTGAATTTATTGTTCTTCCGAAGCCCAGTCGTTGCTGATTTTGCATTTATTTATTGCCCCTTACAGTATTGGATACGCTTTCACTCGATGCATAGATTGCTTTTCAAATCGCCCTTTTTAATACAGGATCGTGATATGAAGAGATTTTCTTTGAAATCTCGCATCTTCTATAGTATAAAAAAGCCATTTCTTTACATTGCCCAGACTCTTGTTGAGGATGGCCGTTGTTCTAAAGATCAATTTTTCGATTTCTGGCGTTCATTAGTAGCCTTTTCTTTACGCTACGGTCTTAGTATTGATATACGATTGCACCCCAGGTCGAGTAACAAGCTTTGGCAAGAGATTCAATCTAATACTCAGGATGTTGAATTTAATTTAATTGCTTCTACAGAATTTCCGAGGTACGATTTTGTCATTACCCATAATTCAGCCATGTCAGTATTCTTTTTGAATAATTCCATTCCTGTATATTTTTTTAGTTTGTCTTCAGAGCCTTTGCCGTTAGGTCTTGGAAATCACCCACTCTCCCGATCGTTTGAATTTTCAAATAATGCATCTGATGGTCTCTTTTCTTGCCATTCTCATCCTTCAGAATTTTCCAATCCATATGATCTTGCTTTAGAAGACAATTTGTCTTTATCTGATGATGCGGTTAGAGAAGTTGACTTGGAGGCTGAAATTGAATATCTTACTCTTACAACACTTAAATCTTGTTCTTTTTGA
- a CDS encoding HAD hydrolase-like protein: MNSTAAIIPLKMNSRRLPNKNFLSLGGIPLCAHVFNSISKVSGVDTYCYCSNPRVMELLPSSIRYLPRDAYYNGDNVRGRELFASAIEKIAGYDHILITHATSPFVRTDSFQAALDFYLSNLDHYDSLIACRKFDKYAWFEGKTLNYDPYEMIQTNSISPIVVETSGFYFFSASHYLSTGSRVGYRPHFWELSYIESLDIDTESDFKEAERVFGLEQIQALVGHHLGESMSKDIDCRLKVSLEKPKLIVFDFDGVLIDSRRCMELAWSATCKQFSVDIDFELFFACVGMKFEDIMRNLDIDHSQWSAFSDTYFQNTCSNYHEVVVFEGVLEGLCDLKSYGYKVAINTSKRLSNTMELISLLFPDIEFDFVCTPDNILSKRGKPAPDSLLLIASTLGIDPADSVYCGDMNVDQQCAIRAGVKYFHAGWGFGDFAQINTIWFECFKDFSNYLLFL, translated from the coding sequence ATGAATTCAACTGCTGCAATCATTCCTTTGAAAATGAATTCGCGTAGGCTACCAAATAAGAACTTTCTTTCACTTGGAGGAATACCTTTATGCGCTCATGTCTTCAATTCAATTTCAAAAGTATCAGGTGTTGATACCTACTGCTACTGCTCAAATCCTCGAGTAATGGAACTTTTGCCATCTTCGATTAGGTACTTGCCGCGAGACGCATACTACAATGGGGATAATGTTCGTGGCAGAGAACTTTTTGCATCTGCTATAGAAAAGATTGCCGGATATGATCATATACTTATCACTCATGCCACTTCTCCCTTTGTTCGAACTGATAGTTTTCAAGCAGCTCTTGACTTCTATCTTTCAAATTTAGATCATTACGATTCTCTTATTGCATGCCGAAAGTTTGATAAATATGCTTGGTTCGAAGGCAAAACACTCAATTACGATCCCTACGAGATGATTCAAACAAATAGTATTTCCCCAATTGTTGTTGAAACTAGTGGCTTTTATTTTTTCTCTGCTTCGCACTATTTAAGCACAGGTAGCAGAGTTGGTTATAGGCCTCATTTTTGGGAACTTTCTTATATAGAAAGCCTTGATATTGATACTGAATCTGATTTCAAAGAGGCTGAACGTGTTTTTGGCTTGGAACAGATTCAGGCTCTTGTAGGTCACCACCTTGGTGAATCAATGTCTAAGGATATTGATTGCCGCTTGAAAGTCTCACTTGAAAAACCTAAGCTTATAGTTTTTGATTTTGATGGAGTGTTGATTGATTCAAGGCGTTGTATGGAGCTTGCATGGTCGGCAACCTGTAAGCAGTTTTCTGTCGACATAGATTTTGAACTCTTTTTTGCATGTGTTGGCATGAAGTTTGAAGATATTATGCGGAATTTAGATATTGACCACAGCCAGTGGTCGGCTTTTTCTGATACTTATTTCCAGAATACTTGCTCTAATTATCATGAAGTTGTTGTTTTTGAAGGTGTCCTAGAAGGGCTTTGTGATTTGAAATCCTATGGTTATAAAGTGGCTATCAATACCTCCAAAAGACTTTCCAACACTATGGAGCTGATCAGTCTTCTTTTTCCTGACATTGAATTTGACTTTGTTTGCACACCTGATAATATTTTGAGTAAAAGAGGCAAGCCCGCGCCTGATTCGCTTCTTCTAATTGCTTCGACTCTTGGCATTGATCCGGCTGACTCTGTCTACTGTGGCGATATGAATGTAGATCAACAATGTGCTATTCGTGCAGGAGTTAAGTATTTTCATGCTGGCTGGGGTTTTGGTGATTTTGCGCAAATTAATACTATTTGGTTTGAGTGCTTTAAGGACTTT